DNA sequence from the Acidobacteriota bacterium genome:
GACGGAAACCGCTCAGCAAGCACGGCACGGCACATCTGCTCGACCTCGATGTCCACCTCGGTCACCAGGTCGATCGGGCCTTTCATGTCGACGCGGAAGTCGCCGCCGAAGCGGCGCATCTGCAGTTCGCCGGCGCGCAGCACGATGTCGATCGCGGTGGCCAGGTATCGAGCCGTGTCGGGTGTCGCCATGAGGGTAGTCAGGAGTGCCCGGGCAGCTTCTTGGTCAGGCGCACTTCCATGCCGCCTTCATGCGCCCGTTCGATGCGCACGTCGTCCATGAAACTGCGCATGAAGAAAATGCCGCGCCCGCTGGATTTCAGGAGATTTTCGGGCGCGAGCGGGTCAGGCAACGCATCGGGATCGAAGCCGTCGCCCTGGTCGCGAATCGAAATCACCAACTCGTCTGGTTCGACCTCGGGGCGGGTCATGAACTCCACGAAGACCTGCTTCTGGAGGTCGTGCTTGTTGCCATGT
Encoded proteins:
- a CDS encoding ATP-binding protein — protein: MTLPARGSTIRLRFNSAFEMLDMVQVVSDRVARLLNFEDDALVWMEVAVRESVINAIKHGNKHDLQKQVFVEFMTRPEVEPDELVISIRDQGDGFDPDALPDPLAPENLLKSSGRGIFFMRSFMDDVRIERAHEGGMEVRLTKKLPGHS